From Apium graveolens cultivar Ventura chromosome 9, ASM990537v1, whole genome shotgun sequence, the proteins below share one genomic window:
- the LOC141682465 gene encoding uncharacterized protein LOC141682465 — translation MAKPKTQWTRAAFRTHAHSDMFVNNHCEVFNSSIRKFRDLPIITMFRDLHKVVMKRIQVRRDKLASRETIICPSALKKLEKAIQYAGNCAVSWSGATKYLVTCTNGGHELVVDLHNRTCTCRKWDLTGIPCYHACACIAIKNEPWEMHINNCYSKEEYMKLYNCTLDPIVGPEFWQTSAEPKPLPPNVKTHAGRPKKKRVTKNDIPPDATKLSKAGTIVNCHYCKARGHNARTCVAKKNDAIKKAAKEGTVPNIAKSTCVCKTCNKPGHNLRTCSVKKQMVQGGNSSTNPSTDQDQQRIPEMMHQHEDRQIHGTQGSSTSAFQEQTRKNTPKRKR, via the exons ATGGCCAAGCCCAAAACACAGTGGACAAGGGCAGCTTTTAGAACACATGCTCACAGTGATATGTTTGTTAACAATCACTGTGAGGTGTTTAATAGCTCTataagaaagttcagggacttaCCTATCATAACAATGTTCAGAGATTTGCACAAGGTTGTGATGAAAAGAATCCAAGTGAGGAGAGATAAGTTGGCTTCAAGAGAAACAATTATTTGTCCTAGTGCCCTTAAGAAATTAGAAAA AGCAATTCAGTATGCTGGGAATTGTGCAGTATCATGGTCTGGAGCCACCAAATATTTGGTAACTTGCACAAATGGGGGTCATGAACTAGTGGTTGACCTACATAACAGAACATGCACTTGCAGAAAATGGGATCTCACTGGGATCccatgctatcatgcttgtgcatGTATAGCTATTAAGAATGAACCATGGGAAATGCATATAAACAACTGTTATAGCAAGGAAGAGTACATGAAG CTATACAATTGCACACTGGACCCCATTGTGGGGCCTGAATTTTGGCAAACAAGTGCTGAACCAAAGCCCTTACCCCCAAATGTTAAGACCCATGCAGGAAGGCCAAAGAAAAAAAGGGTGACAAAGAATGATATCCCTCCTGATGCCACAAAACTAAGCAAGGCCGGGACAATTGTGAATTGTCATTATTGCAAAGCAAGGGGTCACAATGCTAGGACTTGTGTTGCCAAG AAAAATGATGCAATTAAAAAGGCTGCTAAGGAAGGAACTGTGCCTAATATAGCCAAGTCAACTTGTGTGTGCAAAACATGCAATAAACCTGGTCATAATTTAAGAACTTGTTCAGTTAAG AAACAAATGGTGCAAGGGGGCAATTCTTCTACAAATCCATCAACAGATCAAGACCAGCAAAGAATACCTGAGATGATGCATCAACATGAAGACAGACAGATTCATGGAACCCAAGGAAGCTCAACCTCTGCATTTCAAGAACAAACCAGGAAAAACACCCCAAAGAGAAAGAGATAA
- the LOC141686557 gene encoding putative phospholipid hydroperoxide glutathione peroxidase: MVSESCNVLSIHEFTVKDAKGSDVALSKYKGPDILAFPCNQFGGQEPGTNEEIANFVCTPFKAEYPIFNKNDIKKVLGVA, translated from the exons ATGGTCAGTGAATCCTGCAATGTCCTATCCATCCATGAGTTCACAGTCAAG GATGCAAAGGGTAGTGATGTAGCACTAAGCAAATACAAGG GACCAGATATTCTTGCATTTCCATGCAACCAGTTTGGAGGACAGGAGCCTGGGACTAATGAAGAGATTGCAAATTTTGTTTGCACTCCCTTTAAAGCTGAATATCCGATTTTCAACAAG AACGATATCAAGAAAGTTCTAGGTGTCGCTTGA
- the LOC141683858 gene encoding uncharacterized protein LOC141683858 isoform X2, whose translation MTTRVHANIILIGHGNSGKSTTINNLIEKLKEAAKVNQKTFKYAWVLNKLNSEYERGFTLYLDFFKFETSKYRCSVIDAPGHIKNMIIGMSQADFALLIVDSTIDGFEAGIFERDQIRLHALLALTFGVKQMICCCNKMDATTPRYSEARYNKIKNEVSSELKNVGYNPTVINFVPISALEGDNIMERSTRLSWYTGPTLYEAFDMLTKCKIPSCNFPHPLQDVQYIRGLGTVFAGRVRTRSRKRGNVVTFGSNLESFVQSDNALSDMGGKVHINIIVIGHLKSGKSTTTGHLFHSLGGISDRHLQRLENEVTEGNKKSFKYAWVLDKIKAAFGRGFTIDISLWKFETSKYHCTVFDAPGHRHLIKNMVIGSGTGTSQPDCAVLVIDSTRGAFEIGISDIGQARGYILLAHTLGVKEMICCCNKMDATSPKYSEERYNKIKKVVCSYLTKFGYIADSIPFIPISALEGDNMIQYSERLPWYKGLTLYDALDSINEPKRPKPAGGQVENSSLNSVRIGSHGPYGLTVKIERHHESPLEAFRGDDDAFNVKNVAVKDLGIVASKTEDDTVKRVNVKAVDEMDRVVTCAAAKTGA comes from the exons ATGACGACTCGGGTTCATGCTAATATAATTTTAATTGGCCATGGTAACTCCGGAAAATCAACAACTATTAATAACTTGATCGAGAAGCTCAAAGAGGCTGCTAAGGTGAACCAGAAGACATTCAAGTATGCTTGGGTGCTCAACAAGCTCAATTCTGAGTACGAACGTGGTTTTACCCTTTATCTTGATTTCTTCAAGTTTGAAACCTCGAAGTATCGCTGCTCAGTTATTGATGCCCCTGGACATATCAAGAATATGATTATTGGTATGTCTCAGGCTGATTTTGCTTTGCTTATTGTTGACTCCACTATTGATGGTTTCGAAGCTGGTATTTTTGAGCGAGATCAGATACGTCTACATGCTTTGCTTGCTCTCACGTTTGGGGTTAAGCAGATGATCTGTTGTTGTAACAAG ATGGATGCTACCACCCCAAGATACTCCGAGGCAAGGTATAATAAAATCAAGAATGAAGTCTCGTCTGAGTTGAAGAATGTTGGCTATAACCCTACCGTAATCAATTTTGTCCCCATTTCTGCACTTGAGGGTGACAACATTATGGAGAGGTCCACAAGGTTGTCGTGGTACACGGGCCCAACCCTCTATGAAGCATTTGACATGTTAACCAAGTGTAAAATTCCCTCGTGTAATTTCCCTCATCCACTTCAGGATGTGCAATATATTAGAGGCCTGGGAACTGTTTTTGCAGGACGAGTTAGGACTCGTAGTCGAAAGCGTGGGAATGTTGTTACTTTTGGCTCCAACTTGGAATCCTTTGTTCAATCTGACAACGCACTCTCTGATATGGGAGGGAAGGTTCACATCAATATTATAGTGATTGGCCATCTCAAATCTGGGAAGTCAACCACCACTGGTCACTTGTTCCACAGTCTTGGCGGTATCAGTGATAGACATCTCCAAAGATTGGAAAATGAGGTTACCGAGGGAAATAAGAAGTCATTCAAGTATGCGTGGGTGCTTGACAAGATTAAGGCTGCGTTTGGACGTGGTTTTACCATTGATATTTCCTTATGGAAGTTCGAAACATCAAAGTACCACTGCACAGTCTTTGATGCTCCTGGACATCGccatttaataaaaaatatggTTATTGGCAGTGGCACTGGTACCTCTCAACCTGATTGTGCTGTCCTTGTTATTGACTCCACCAGGGGTGCTTTTGAAATTGGTATATCCGATATAGGTCAGGCTCGTGGATATATTTTGCTTGCTCATACCCTTGGTGTGAAGGAAATGATCTGTTGTTGTAACAAG ATGGATGCCACTAGCCCAAAATACTCCGAGGAAAGGTATAATAAAATCAAGAAGGTAGTCTGTTCCTATTTGACAAAGTTTGGATATATTGCTGATAGTATTCCGTTCATTCCCATTTCGGCACTTGAGGGTGACAATATGATTCAGTATTCGGAGAGACTTCCTTGGTACAAGGGCCTAACGCTTTATGATGCTCTTGACTCTATCAACGAGCCTAAAAGACCCAAGCCAGCGGGTGGACAAGTTGAGAATAGTTCTTTAAACTCCGTAAGGATTGGCTCACATGGCCCCTACGGTCTGACAGTTAAAATTGAGAGGCATCATGAGTCTCCTCTGGAGGCCTTCCGTGGTGACGATGATGCCTTCAATGTTAAGAATGTTGCTGTCAAGGATTTGGGAATTGTGGCCTCCAAGACTGAGGATGATACTGTCAAGAGAGTAAATGTCAAGGCTGTTGACGAGATGGATCGTGTTGTTACTTGTGCAGCAGCAAAAACGGGTGCATAG
- the LOC141683858 gene encoding uncharacterized protein LOC141683858 isoform X1: MHTHNQLIMTTRVHANIILIGHGNSGKSTTINNLIEKLKEAAKVNQKTFKYAWVLNKLNSEYERGFTLYLDFFKFETSKYRCSVIDAPGHIKNMIIGMSQADFALLIVDSTIDGFEAGIFERDQIRLHALLALTFGVKQMICCCNKMDATTPRYSEARYNKIKNEVSSELKNVGYNPTVINFVPISALEGDNIMERSTRLSWYTGPTLYEAFDMLTKCKIPSCNFPHPLQDVQYIRGLGTVFAGRVRTRSRKRGNVVTFGSNLESFVQSDNALSDMGGKVHINIIVIGHLKSGKSTTTGHLFHSLGGISDRHLQRLENEVTEGNKKSFKYAWVLDKIKAAFGRGFTIDISLWKFETSKYHCTVFDAPGHRHLIKNMVIGSGTGTSQPDCAVLVIDSTRGAFEIGISDIGQARGYILLAHTLGVKEMICCCNKMDATSPKYSEERYNKIKKVVCSYLTKFGYIADSIPFIPISALEGDNMIQYSERLPWYKGLTLYDALDSINEPKRPKPAGGQVENSSLNSVRIGSHGPYGLTVKIERHHESPLEAFRGDDDAFNVKNVAVKDLGIVASKTEDDTVKRVNVKAVDEMDRVVTCAAAKTGA, translated from the exons ATGCACACACACAATCAATTAATT ATGACGACTCGGGTTCATGCTAATATAATTTTAATTGGCCATGGTAACTCCGGAAAATCAACAACTATTAATAACTTGATCGAGAAGCTCAAAGAGGCTGCTAAGGTGAACCAGAAGACATTCAAGTATGCTTGGGTGCTCAACAAGCTCAATTCTGAGTACGAACGTGGTTTTACCCTTTATCTTGATTTCTTCAAGTTTGAAACCTCGAAGTATCGCTGCTCAGTTATTGATGCCCCTGGACATATCAAGAATATGATTATTGGTATGTCTCAGGCTGATTTTGCTTTGCTTATTGTTGACTCCACTATTGATGGTTTCGAAGCTGGTATTTTTGAGCGAGATCAGATACGTCTACATGCTTTGCTTGCTCTCACGTTTGGGGTTAAGCAGATGATCTGTTGTTGTAACAAG ATGGATGCTACCACCCCAAGATACTCCGAGGCAAGGTATAATAAAATCAAGAATGAAGTCTCGTCTGAGTTGAAGAATGTTGGCTATAACCCTACCGTAATCAATTTTGTCCCCATTTCTGCACTTGAGGGTGACAACATTATGGAGAGGTCCACAAGGTTGTCGTGGTACACGGGCCCAACCCTCTATGAAGCATTTGACATGTTAACCAAGTGTAAAATTCCCTCGTGTAATTTCCCTCATCCACTTCAGGATGTGCAATATATTAGAGGCCTGGGAACTGTTTTTGCAGGACGAGTTAGGACTCGTAGTCGAAAGCGTGGGAATGTTGTTACTTTTGGCTCCAACTTGGAATCCTTTGTTCAATCTGACAACGCACTCTCTGATATGGGAGGGAAGGTTCACATCAATATTATAGTGATTGGCCATCTCAAATCTGGGAAGTCAACCACCACTGGTCACTTGTTCCACAGTCTTGGCGGTATCAGTGATAGACATCTCCAAAGATTGGAAAATGAGGTTACCGAGGGAAATAAGAAGTCATTCAAGTATGCGTGGGTGCTTGACAAGATTAAGGCTGCGTTTGGACGTGGTTTTACCATTGATATTTCCTTATGGAAGTTCGAAACATCAAAGTACCACTGCACAGTCTTTGATGCTCCTGGACATCGccatttaataaaaaatatggTTATTGGCAGTGGCACTGGTACCTCTCAACCTGATTGTGCTGTCCTTGTTATTGACTCCACCAGGGGTGCTTTTGAAATTGGTATATCCGATATAGGTCAGGCTCGTGGATATATTTTGCTTGCTCATACCCTTGGTGTGAAGGAAATGATCTGTTGTTGTAACAAG ATGGATGCCACTAGCCCAAAATACTCCGAGGAAAGGTATAATAAAATCAAGAAGGTAGTCTGTTCCTATTTGACAAAGTTTGGATATATTGCTGATAGTATTCCGTTCATTCCCATTTCGGCACTTGAGGGTGACAATATGATTCAGTATTCGGAGAGACTTCCTTGGTACAAGGGCCTAACGCTTTATGATGCTCTTGACTCTATCAACGAGCCTAAAAGACCCAAGCCAGCGGGTGGACAAGTTGAGAATAGTTCTTTAAACTCCGTAAGGATTGGCTCACATGGCCCCTACGGTCTGACAGTTAAAATTGAGAGGCATCATGAGTCTCCTCTGGAGGCCTTCCGTGGTGACGATGATGCCTTCAATGTTAAGAATGTTGCTGTCAAGGATTTGGGAATTGTGGCCTCCAAGACTGAGGATGATACTGTCAAGAGAGTAAATGTCAAGGCTGTTGACGAGATGGATCGTGTTGTTACTTGTGCAGCAGCAAAAACGGGTGCATAG